AGGCTCCAGCCTCGTGCGACAGCTCGCGGATCAGGCGCTCGCGGGCGCTGATCTCCTCGTCTACCCGGCGGATGTCTTCCTGCACGCCCTGCAAGACCTCCAGATCGGCGCCCGCGTGGTACGAGCGGCCCAGCCGGGCGTAGAGGGCGTCGAGTTCGCGCGTGAGCTGGAAGACCTCCAGCCGCAGGCGCGTCGTCTGCGCGACCTCCTCGCCCCGGCGCTGCACCCGCCCGGCGCCCCGGCGCACACTGTTCAGAAGGTTGTCCAGCATGGCCGCATTGTCCCTCCGCGTCCCTGAGGGCGGGTGAGGGGCGGTTCACCCCCGCTTGGCGCTCGGCGGCTCCCCGGAAGGGCAGCGCGCCTGGGCGCCCGGGAGGTTCAGGCGGGCGTGACCGCGCGCTCGGGCGCCGGGGCGGGGTCGGGGGCCGCCGGGCCGAGCAGGTGCGCCAGCGCCAGCGGGATCGCCGCGTCCCAGCCTTGCGGGTGGCAGGCGGCGGGGTAGGGGACCGGGGGACCGTCCTCGCGCGGAAAGCCCGCCAGCAGCTCGCTGAGGCGGAAGTCGGGTGCCCAGCGGGCCACGTCGAACAGCGCGCGGGCGACCTGCCTGGCCCCGGCGTGCAGGCCGTAGCGTTCCATGCCCAGGGCGGCGGCGGCGGTGTCGTGGGGCCACACGCTGCCGTTGTGGTAGGAGACCGGGTTGTAGCGAATCTCGTTTACCCCCAGGGTGCGGATGCCCCAGCCGCTCCACAGTTCCTCGCCCAGCGCCGTGCGCGCGACCTGCGGGGCGTACTCGGGCGGAATGATCCCGGTCCAGAGGGTGTGGGCCGGGTTGCTCACCAGCACCCGCAGCGGCCGCTTGTCGCCGTTCAGGCCGTGGGCGTAGTAGCCGCGCTCGGGCCACCAGAAGGCGCGCTGGAAGGTCTCGCGCAGCTGCTGGGCGCGGGCCTCCCACTCGGGCGCCCGGTCCGGTTCCCCGAGGTCGCGGTACATCCGCGCGGCGGCGAGGTAGGCGGCGTAGGCGTAGCCCTGCACCTCGATCACCGCGACGTGGCCCTGGACGTCCACGCCGTCCTCGGTGAAGGTCGAGTCGCCGCTGTCTTTCCACACCGCGTTGGTGATGCCGCCGGGGTCGGGGGTGTACTCGATCAGGCCGTCGCCGTCGGGGTCGCCGTAGGTCGTCAGCCATTCCAGCGCCGCTTCCCAGTGGGGGCGCAACTCGCGCGCCAGTTCGGGGGTCTGGCGGCTGATCTCGCCCACCAGCCACACGAACAGGGGCGTGGCGTCGGCGGTCGCGTAGTAGGGGCGGTGGGGCGTGCGGCCCAGCCGGGTGAGTTCGCCCACCCGCTCCTCGTGGAGGATCTTGCCGGGTTGCTCCAGCGTGACCGGGTCGAGCCTTTGCCCCTGCCGCGCGGCGAGGTAGCGCGCCACCGTCACCGCGAGGCCAGGGCGGTGCTCACGCACCAGCAGCGCGATAATCAGGCTGTCGCGGCCGAAGGGCGCCACGAACCAGGGCAGCCCCGCCGCCGGAAAGGCTCCCGCCTCGGTCTGAAAGCTCAGGCTGCGCAGGTCTTGCACGCTGCGCTCCAGCACGCGCTGGTCGAGGGGATCGGGCAGGGTCAGCCCCGCGTGCAGCCCGGCGTACTCGCGCGCCAACGCCTCCGGGTCGCCGGGCGTGGGGGTCTCGTCTCCCTGGAGGGGAAAGACGCTGACCCGCAGCTCGGTGTCGCCGCTGATCTCCCAGGCCAGTGCCGCGCCGTCCCAGACGGGTTCGGGGGTCGCCTGCACCAGGGTGCGGCAGCGCAGGCCGTCTCCGGCCAGGTAGCTGAACTCTACGCCGCCGGGCACGGCGCGGGTCTCGACCGCGCGCGGGCCGAGGCCGCCCGGCCAGCCGCGCACCTCGAACATGTCCACGAAGTCGGCGCCCAGCTCCAGCCGCAACTGGTGGGTGCCGGGCTGGTACAGGGTCACGCGCAGGGTGTCGCGCAGCTCGGTCGCCGTGACCGTGAGGTCGCGGCGGTAGCCCAGGCGCATGGTGTAGCCCACGTTGGGATTGGCCCCCTCCTCGCGCAGCCAGAAGGGCCAGCGCTCGTGCAGCGCCAGATGCTGGGGCGGCTGGCCGTCCACGCGCCAGGCGTAGCGGGAGAGGTAGCGGGTGTCGCGGCGGTACAGCCCTCCCTCCTCGCCGACCGCCTGATAGTGGCGGTTCCCGACAAGGTAGAGGTCGTTTTCTTTCAGGACGGTGCGGGTACTCAGCATGGGACTCTCTCGGAAGGCAGCGGCCGCCGGGCGGGGCGGGGCACGCGCGCCGCCGCCCGGACAGGGGAGAAGGAAAGGGGGGCAAGGCGGACGCGCCGCAACACCGGGGCCTCAGCCCTTGACGGCGCTGTCGGCCCCGGTGTCCACGAAGTAGCGCTGGAAGATCACGAAGATGATGATGACCGGAATCGCGCTGAGCACGGCGCCCGCCAGGATCAGGCCGTAGTCGCCCTGCCCGC
The window above is part of the Deinococcus budaensis genome. Proteins encoded here:
- a CDS encoding glycogen debranching N-terminal domain-containing protein, producing MLSTRTVLKENDLYLVGNRHYQAVGEEGGLYRRDTRYLSRYAWRVDGQPPQHLALHERWPFWLREEGANPNVGYTMRLGYRRDLTVTATELRDTLRVTLYQPGTHQLRLELGADFVDMFEVRGWPGGLGPRAVETRAVPGGVEFSYLAGDGLRCRTLVQATPEPVWDGAALAWEISGDTELRVSVFPLQGDETPTPGDPEALAREYAGLHAGLTLPDPLDQRVLERSVQDLRSLSFQTEAGAFPAAGLPWFVAPFGRDSLIIALLVREHRPGLAVTVARYLAARQGQRLDPVTLEQPGKILHEERVGELTRLGRTPHRPYYATADATPLFVWLVGEISRQTPELARELRPHWEAALEWLTTYGDPDGDGLIEYTPDPGGITNAVWKDSGDSTFTEDGVDVQGHVAVIEVQGYAYAAYLAAARMYRDLGEPDRAPEWEARAQQLRETFQRAFWWPERGYYAHGLNGDKRPLRVLVSNPAHTLWTGIIPPEYAPQVARTALGEELWSGWGIRTLGVNEIRYNPVSYHNGSVWPHDTAAAALGMERYGLHAGARQVARALFDVARWAPDFRLSELLAGFPREDGPPVPYPAACHPQGWDAAIPLALAHLLGPAAPDPAPAPERAVTPA